Sequence from the Ignavibacteria bacterium genome:
TCGCCAGTTGAGTAAACCGGCGATGAAGTAAGTATTAACAAATTTTTTACTAAGGTAATACCGAAGGATTTTCCGAAGAACTCTCAATAGGAGGAAGCGATAGTGGATCCAATTTGATTTCTTCATCAGTGATTTGTTGCGATGTTTTATCATCAACCTGCGGCGCGCTTCGTTTTCGAAGTTTTTCTTCGTAATGTGCAACTTCATTTTCAACTTTTTCGATTTTTTTCAGAATTTTTTCTAGGTCTTTCGTATCTTCCTTCATCCATTTTTCCACTTTATCTCGAAATTCTTCAGAGCGTGCGGTTTCCATACGTTCTTTGTTATGATTTAAGTTATTTCGGATTTTATCAGCACGAACGTGCGCTCGTTCTAAAAATCCTTTGCCGCTTGCAATACTCGCTTCTAAATACTTATGAAAATCGGAACGGCGCTGTTGTGTTTTACCAGAAATTTCACGATAGATATCGTCAAAGAGTGTTTGTAGCTTTTTGAAATCGTCTTGTAAAAAGAAAAATCCATTACGGTTTTTTTGGACCTCACGCAGAAGGTCGCGTGCGGCAGTTGAACCTTTCGTTCGTAACGTTTCGCGAATGGTTTCTGCATCGTTGATGAATTTTTCGCGGTTCATATACGATTCATAACGTTTTCGCTCGTTCACTTTTTCCCAAACTTCCTGATAAAAATACCATACTTCGTCGTGGTCTTCTTTTACCATTCCGCTTCCGCGAAATTTCTCTCGCATTTTCCGCAAACGATTTTCACATCCTGTTAATTGCTTTCGCATATCTTGACTGTCCAGATTTGAAAGTTTTTCGTATTCGTCGCCAAGCGTAGTAATTTCTTGTGTTAACGCTTGTTTGACCTCTTCCGATTTATTTCTTCGAACTTGCCAATCTTGTTCTTGCAGTTTTCGGATTGCTTCAAAAATAGCACTGAGTTCGCTTGTCAGTGTTTCTTTTTCTTCATTCAGTAGTTCAGATGCATTAGCGATACGTTGTTGGAAATTTTTTGCGTTTTCAACAAGTTTTTTGTAGTTACGAATTTCACTTGTGTGATTGTCAATATTCAACGCGCGAAATTCTTTCAGCGAGGTTTGTAGTGTCGTAAAAGTAGTGTTAGCAATAACTTCATCCATAAAAAAGTACCAAGTAAAAATGTGCGCTAATTATACGACTTTTTCACGAGATAAGAAACAACGATAGGAGTGTGGATTCAATCCAACGAAAGAAATTTTTTTATAGCAGTAAATTTTTTTTCGCCAATACCTTTGATGTTTTTTATTTCTTCCAACGAATGAAACAGTTTATGTTCGTTTCGATATGCGATGATGTTTTTTGCAACCGAAGGTCCAATACCGGGAAGTTGTTCCAATTCACTTGTTGTCGCAGTATTGATGTTGATGATTTTACTGTTTTTTTTCTCGTCGGTTAAACGTACTTGCGCATTTTGTGAAACGTTGATAGTCTCGTTTGCTCGTTTGTCAACAGATTCGGAATAGGAAAGTGAGTCGTTGAATGCGCGGGAAAGTTCGTCAAACTCTTTCGTCATTTCTGAATAGTCGTATTGCGGTTCATCGGCAAATTGGGAGTTCTTGAAAAATAGTTTTATGCTTCCCCCGAAAAGAAAAGCCGTTACTAAAAAGAGAATGACGAGTTGTTCGTTTTTGGTGAAGCCGAATCGTTGGTTCCAACGTTCAATGAAATTCATTGTCAAAAAAAATATTTTCAGTAAAAAAAATGGGTGTTGTTATTTCAAACACATTAGTAGAAAAACAAACAGATTTTTTACTTTATGAAAAAAAGTTTTTCCGTTTGTCGTTTGCCCGTCTTTCGGAAGAAAATTTTCACTAAGAGAAAGCGTTTTCAATATTTCTTTTTCTTTCGAAGAGATTTTTTTAGGAACTACAACATTCACACGCACAAGTTGATCTCCGCGTCCGTAACTATTGATATTCGGAATTCCTTTTTCTTTCATCCGTAATATTGCGCCGGAAGCGGTTCCTGGTTCAATAGTAACTTTTGCTTTTCCTTGCAACGTTGGTATTTCAATTTCCGTGCCGAGTACTGCTTCGGGAAAACTGATAAACACTTCGAGCAGAACATCGTTATCGTTACGTGTAAAAATTTCATCGTTCATTTCTTCGACATAGACAAGCAAATCTCCGGCAGAACCTCCGCGTTTTCCTGCATTACCTTGACCTCGTAAATGAATATAATTTTCGTTTCGAACACCAGCGGGAATTGTAACTCGAATAGTTGATTCACCTTTGACGCGACCTTCGCCGTTACATTTCTTGCATTGGTCTTTATTTATTCTTCCTTCTCCATTGCAATGCGAACACGGATGAATGTTCACAAATTGTCCGAATACGGTACGTGAAACTTGTCGGTATTGACCCGTTCCTTTGCACGAAGGACATTCGGAAGATGAAAACCCTCCTTTTCCGTTACATTCATCGCACGCAAGGTATTTATGCACTTTGATTTTCTTTTCAATGCCTGTTGCAATTTCTGCAAGTGAAAGTCGAAGTCGCATTTCCAAATTGGAGCCGTCTTGCCCTTCTCCACGGCGCTGTGT
This genomic interval carries:
- the dnaJ gene encoding molecular chaperone DnaJ, with protein sequence MTQRDYYEILGISKSASQDEIKKAYRQMAMKFHPDRNPNDKDAEHKFKEAAEAYEVLSDGDKRARYDRFGHQGMRFGQDVHDFQNVNINDIFSMFGDVFSQSFGGSMFDDFFGRTQQTQRRGEGQDGSNLEMRLRLSLAEIATGIEKKIKVHKYLACDECNGKGGFSSSECPSCKGTGQYRQVSRTVFGQFVNIHPCSHCNGEGRINKDQCKKCNGEGRVKGESTIRVTIPAGVRNENYIHLRGQGNAGKRGGSAGDLLVYVEEMNDEIFTRNDNDVLLEVFISFPEAVLGTEIEIPTLQGKAKVTIEPGTASGAILRMKEKGIPNINSYGRGDQLVRVNVVVPKKISSKEKEILKTLSLSENFLPKDGQTTNGKTFFHKVKNLFVFLLMCLK
- a CDS encoding helix-hairpin-helix domain-containing protein, which produces MNFIERWNQRFGFTKNEQLVILFLVTAFLFGGSIKLFFKNSQFADEPQYDYSEMTKEFDELSRAFNDSLSYSESVDKRANETINVSQNAQVRLTDEKKNSKIININTATTSELEQLPGIGPSVAKNIIAYRNEHKLFHSLEEIKNIKGIGEKKFTAIKKFLSLD